In the genome of Bacteroidota bacterium, one region contains:
- a CDS encoding DUF2795 domain-containing protein, translated as MYWTLELASKLEDAPWPATKEELIDFGIRSGAPMEVIENLREIEDEGEIYESIEDIWPDYPTREDFFFHEDEY; from the coding sequence ATGTATTGGACATTAGAATTAGCCTCAAAATTAGAGGATGCACCATGGCCTGCTACTAAGGAGGAGTTGATCGATTTTGGAATCAGATCAGGTGCCCCAATGGAAGTAATCGAGAATTTGAGAGAAATTGAAGATGAGGGCGAGATTTACGAAAGCATTGAAGACATCTGGCCCGATTATCCGACAAGAGAAGACTTTTTCTTTCATGAAGATGAATACTAA
- a CDS encoding long-chain fatty acid--CoA ligase, with translation MIPITRIFDLLDLYRTNYSDKQNAFGFKSKNVWNTYSAKDYLEYTDRFSKGLLQLGVRKGDMIATIIGNCPEWNFIDMGLMQIGAIQIPIYPNISKPNYNYIFKETQVKYIFVQNNEIYDRIKLIAKEFPSIREVYSIEKTFAVKNWGEILLLGDQYEGEKLNYYKAGIKTDDIASIIYTSGTTGKPKGVMLSHSNFISNFTTCSTIADLNPNDKALSFLPLCHVYERMLNYIYQYLGVSIYYSENIQNISIEIKEIQPQVFCTVPRVMEKIYAKIYQSGLSLPLIKRTLFFWSIRLAEQFELAPKNGCWYSVKLYFAKILVFKQWQKVFGGRLKLIVSGGANLQIHLSKIFWAAGIHILEGYGLTETSPVICVQTFQKKGFKFGTVGKLIKDVSIKIATDGEILCKGPNLMLGYFNHPTLTSQVIDDEGWFHTGDIGMIDNDGFLKITDRKKEIFKTSGGKYVAPQAIESSFKSSPFIEYIIVVGENRKCPAAIIAPNFNYLQSWCAIKKIPFGTIDAIIKNPIILERFEKEIIHLNKDIDKVEQVKKFALISDEWSTESGELSPTLKLRRTFISGKYRDLINRIYENPENCVNY, from the coding sequence ATGATTCCAATAACACGCATTTTTGATCTGCTCGATCTGTACAGAACAAATTATTCTGACAAACAAAATGCGTTTGGATTTAAGTCTAAAAATGTTTGGAATACTTATTCTGCCAAAGATTATTTAGAATACACCGATCGCTTTAGTAAAGGACTACTTCAATTAGGTGTCCGAAAAGGTGATATGATTGCCACTATTATTGGCAATTGCCCCGAATGGAATTTTATTGACATGGGATTGATGCAAATTGGTGCTATTCAAATTCCAATTTACCCCAATATCAGTAAGCCAAATTACAACTACATTTTTAAGGAAACTCAGGTCAAATATATATTTGTCCAGAACAACGAAATTTATGATCGCATCAAATTAATAGCCAAAGAATTTCCTTCTATCCGGGAAGTATATTCAATCGAAAAAACTTTTGCGGTTAAAAATTGGGGAGAAATTTTATTGCTCGGCGATCAATACGAAGGAGAAAAACTAAACTATTATAAAGCAGGGATAAAAACAGATGATATTGCAAGCATTATTTATACTTCAGGAACAACCGGAAAACCAAAAGGGGTTATGCTTTCGCACTCAAATTTTATTTCCAATTTTACAACCTGTTCAACTATTGCTGATCTCAACCCAAATGATAAAGCACTTAGTTTTCTGCCCTTATGCCATGTTTACGAACGGATGTTAAATTATATTTATCAGTATCTGGGTGTTTCGATTTACTATTCCGAAAACATTCAAAACATCTCAATAGAGATAAAAGAAATACAGCCCCAGGTATTTTGCACAGTTCCTCGCGTAATGGAAAAAATTTATGCCAAGATTTATCAATCTGGACTTAGTTTACCATTAATAAAAAGAACTCTATTTTTCTGGTCAATTAGGTTAGCCGAACAATTTGAATTGGCTCCTAAAAATGGATGTTGGTATTCTGTTAAGCTCTATTTTGCAAAAATTCTTGTATTCAAGCAGTGGCAAAAAGTTTTTGGTGGCCGGTTAAAATTAATTGTTTCGGGTGGTGCCAATTTACAAATTCATTTATCAAAAATATTTTGGGCAGCAGGAATTCATATACTTGAAGGCTATGGATTAACAGAAACATCTCCGGTAATTTGTGTACAAACATTTCAGAAAAAGGGCTTTAAATTTGGAACTGTTGGAAAGCTCATTAAAGATGTAAGTATCAAAATCGCTACCGATGGCGAAATATTATGCAAAGGCCCAAATCTCATGCTGGGCTATTTCAATCATCCAACACTCACCAGTCAGGTAATTGATGATGAAGGATGGTTTCATACAGGCGATATCGGGATGATCGACAATGATGGTTTTTTAAAAATAACTGACCGAAAAAAGGAAATATTCAAAACTTCAGGAGGGAAATACGTAGCCCCTCAAGCTATCGAAAGTAGTTTTAAATCGTCCCCATTCATTGAATATATTATCGTTGTTGGAGAAAATCGCAAATGTCCTGCGGCAATTATTGCCCCCAACTTCAACTACCTTCAATCGTGGTGTGCCATAAAAAAAATTCCATTCGGTACCATCGATGCCATTATCAAGAATCCAATTATTTTGGAAAGGTTTGAAAAAGAAATTATTCATTTAAACAAAGATATTGACAAGGTTGAACAGGTTAAAAAATTTGCACTTATTTCGGATGAATGGAGTACTGAATCAGGTGAATTATCTCCAACCTTAAAACTAAGACGGACCTTTATTTCAGGGAAATATCGTGATTTGATCAACCGCATTTACGAAAATCCGGAAAACTGTGTCAATTACTAA
- a CDS encoding RsmD family RNA methyltransferase, which produces MRIISGKYRGKKLYPPKNLPVRPTTDFAKESLFNILNNRLDFEEVKVLDLFAGTGNISFEFASRGTLSVKAVDINSHCVDFIRKTAQELNFINLNCIKSNVFQYLNNAIETYDFIFADPPYDLDESVHIPDLVFENKLLNEGGFLIMEHSRNLTFVDHPFFSEHRKYGNVNFSFFARHID; this is translated from the coding sequence GTGCGAATTATAAGTGGAAAATACAGAGGCAAGAAACTATATCCACCAAAAAATCTTCCTGTTCGACCAACTACTGATTTTGCAAAAGAAAGCTTATTTAATATCTTAAATAACAGACTTGATTTTGAAGAGGTTAAAGTATTGGATTTGTTTGCCGGCACCGGAAACATTTCCTTTGAATTTGCTTCTCGAGGCACTTTATCCGTTAAAGCTGTTGATATTAACAGTCATTGTGTTGATTTCATTCGCAAAACAGCTCAGGAGTTGAATTTTATAAACCTGAATTGTATTAAATCGAACGTATTTCAGTACCTCAACAATGCTATTGAAACTTATGATTTTATTTTTGCAGATCCACCATATGATTTAGATGAATCAGTTCATATCCCTGATCTGGTTTTTGAAAATAAATTGTTGAATGAAGGTGGTTTTTTAATTATGGAACATTCGCGAAATTTAACTTTTGTCGACCATCCTTTTTTTAGTGAACACCGAAAATACGGGAATGTGAATTTTTCATTTTTTGCCAGACACATCGATTAA
- the holA gene encoding DNA polymerase III subunit delta translates to MTYNQILADLKSKKYYPIYFLYGEESYFIDVISDYIENSVLDEGQKEFDQTVVYGKDTDVPTIVSHAKRFPMLGHKHVVIVKEAQEIKKIDDLLSYVNQPLESTILVFCYKYAKLDQRKQLAKSLSKIGVVFESKKLFEYQISEWINKQLGIRGYSIQSKAALLMTEFLGTDLSKVSNEIEKLCINLPKGTEITPTHIEANIGISKDYNVFELQNALGKKDVVRANQIINYFAANQRDNPMVKVVGLLYGFFVKTLIYHQVKGKNEDTIAGALSVPKFFLKDYKIASQNYNTNKLTRIISSLREYDLKAKGVNNVTATDGELMKELVFKILH, encoded by the coding sequence ATGACTTATAACCAAATTCTTGCTGACCTTAAAAGTAAAAAATACTACCCCATCTATTTCTTATATGGGGAAGAATCGTACTTCATTGATGTAATCTCTGATTATATTGAAAACAGTGTTTTGGATGAAGGGCAAAAGGAGTTTGATCAAACCGTAGTTTATGGAAAGGATACTGATGTTCCAACAATCGTTAGTCATGCAAAGCGGTTTCCGATGCTCGGGCACAAGCATGTGGTAATTGTCAAAGAAGCTCAGGAAATTAAAAAAATTGATGACTTACTATCATATGTCAATCAGCCGCTTGAATCAACCATTTTGGTGTTTTGTTATAAATACGCCAAGCTTGATCAACGGAAGCAATTGGCAAAAAGTTTAAGTAAAATTGGTGTTGTTTTTGAATCAAAAAAGTTATTCGAGTATCAAATATCGGAATGGATCAATAAGCAATTGGGCATTCGTGGTTATTCGATCCAGTCCAAAGCGGCATTGCTGATGACAGAATTTTTAGGTACCGATTTGAGTAAAGTTTCAAACGAAATCGAGAAATTATGCATCAACCTGCCAAAGGGAACTGAAATTACACCAACCCATATCGAAGCTAATATTGGGATCAGCAAGGATTATAATGTTTTTGAATTGCAAAATGCCTTAGGAAAAAAAGATGTGGTAAGAGCAAATCAGATCATTAATTATTTTGCCGCTAATCAAAGAGACAATCCAATGGTAAAGGTTGTTGGCTTATTGTATGGATTTTTTGTTAAAACACTCATCTATCATCAGGTGAAAGGAAAGAATGAAGACACAATAGCTGGTGCATTATCGGTTCCAAAGTTTTTTCTGAAAGATTATAAAATTGCTTCCCAGAATTATAATACAAACAAACTCACTCGAATTATTTCAAGCTTACGCGAATACGATTTGAAAGCAAAAGGTGTGAATAATGTTACCGCAACTGATGGCGAATTAATGAAAGAGTTGGTTTTTAAAATTTTGCATTAA
- a CDS encoding cob(I)yrinic acid a,c-diamide adenosyltransferase — protein MSQQWKIYTKTGDKGETSLIGGKRVPKFDQRIEAYGTVDELKSYIGLIRDQDISTAYKNLLIEIQDRLFTIESSLATDLENPPERKLPSIQESDIKLLEDEIDAMNEKIPSLNSFILPGGNLVSSHCQVARTICRRAERLTIKLASGTEIQEINIKYLNRLSDYLFVLARKCIYDFGGEETKWKARI, from the coding sequence ATGAGTCAGCAATGGAAAATATATACAAAAACCGGGGATAAAGGTGAAACCTCTCTTATTGGAGGAAAGCGTGTGCCGAAATTTGATCAGCGAATTGAAGCTTATGGCACCGTAGATGAGTTGAAGTCGTATATTGGATTAATCAGGGATCAAGATATTAGCACAGCATATAAAAATCTACTTATCGAAATCCAAGATCGTTTATTTACCATTGAATCATCATTAGCTACAGATCTTGAAAATCCTCCTGAAAGAAAACTCCCATCGATTCAAGAATCAGATATTAAATTACTTGAGGATGAAATTGATGCGATGAATGAAAAAATTCCTTCTTTGAATTCGTTTATTTTACCGGGCGGAAATTTAGTTTCATCACATTGTCAGGTTGCACGTACTATATGTCGTAGAGCAGAACGTTTGACCATTAAATTAGCGTCTGGTACTGAAATTCAGGAAATTAATATTAAATATTTAAATAGGCTTTCAGATTACCTTTTTGTTCTCGCGCGAAAATGCATCTACGATTTTGGCGGTGAAGAAACAAAATGGAAAGCCAGGATTTGA
- a CDS encoding prolyl oligopeptidase family serine peptidase: MKSLSKYLLMAILMLAIGIGAFAQEVKKTLGVADYPKWKRIVSTNLSDDGNWMTYSYRPNDGDDTLYIKNIETGKLFSDPYCSNPIFSSNSKWIVYQKNLTKKERDKLRKNKKEVYSKGVLLNLETGKKNEWDKIKSIGFSPSSDYIVIKKEKDNKEIDGSDLLIKNLSDNKIMNIGNVSDFKFNKQGTLLAYIIDADSKAGNGVYLMDLLKGNITPLDTDTTSYSKLTWDDEMLYRNEWGSKGTALAVLKGNTTDTTEQRINSLIVFSGLNSAKPQQINYIPDNDKNFPKGYILSEKGDLSFSLDNKRLIISIKEQNKKVKLSRDTIANVDVWHWDDEDIQSVQMRRASREENSTYTAILHLDKMDFVQLSSDNMRYISLNRNADQAIGGDPKPYISDTNWGGGFNDYYFIDIKTGSKKLIEKKVGRSMGLSPQGTYFLFFKEGHFFTYDMMKKNLSNISRSVNVSFIDINEDHPYENPSYGIAGWSKDGKSVYVNHLYDLWSLALDGSGGYNLTGNFGTTNEIELRIARTNPEPFIDLSADNYLSAYGEWTKKSGYFKLNDGKSPQELIFTDYSFGRLNKATKANRFLFSRESFVDFPDYYTSDSKFIKVIKQTDANPQQTEYKWGSRILIEFKNKQGDRLQGTLTLPANYEKGKKYPMLVYFYEKVSNQHNRYSMPAYDDRPHMSEYASDGYLVLMPDIKYYEGQPGWNALDCVTSAVKKVIELGYADPDHIGMQGHSWGGYQSSFILTQTDMFACTVTGAPVTNLTSMYNILYKNSGTNNQGIFELGQVRMGKGMFDDMQNYIDQSPVHNAPGIKTPFMILHGTIDGAVDWNQGLEFYNAARRLGKNVILLSYPDENHHLANKSNQIDFQIRMKQYFDHYLKGTDAPEWMEKGIKQKDKLYNKAK, from the coding sequence ATGAAATCATTGAGTAAATATTTATTGATGGCAATATTGATGCTTGCCATTGGTATTGGAGCTTTTGCACAAGAGGTAAAAAAAACGCTTGGAGTTGCAGACTATCCAAAATGGAAAAGGATCGTTTCAACAAATCTGTCTGATGACGGAAATTGGATGACTTACAGTTATCGTCCAAATGATGGAGATGATACTTTGTATATTAAAAATATAGAAACAGGCAAACTTTTCTCCGATCCATATTGCAGTAATCCAATATTTTCATCTAATTCAAAGTGGATCGTTTATCAAAAAAATTTAACGAAAAAGGAACGTGATAAACTACGTAAAAACAAAAAGGAGGTTTATAGCAAAGGTGTATTATTGAACCTTGAAACAGGTAAAAAAAATGAGTGGGACAAAATTAAAAGCATCGGATTTTCACCTTCATCGGATTACATAGTTATTAAAAAGGAAAAAGACAACAAAGAAATTGATGGTTCTGACTTGCTCATTAAAAATTTAAGCGATAACAAAATTATGAATATCGGAAATGTCAGCGATTTTAAGTTCAACAAACAGGGAACATTGCTTGCATATATAATCGATGCCGATAGTAAAGCAGGGAATGGGGTTTACCTGATGGATCTTTTAAAAGGGAACATCACTCCCCTCGACACCGATACGACAAGTTATAGTAAGTTAACCTGGGATGATGAAATGCTTTATCGCAACGAATGGGGAAGTAAAGGAACCGCATTGGCAGTGCTTAAGGGAAATACCACCGATACAACAGAACAACGCATCAATTCATTGATTGTATTTTCCGGATTGAACTCGGCTAAACCACAGCAAATAAACTATATACCTGACAATGACAAAAACTTCCCGAAGGGATATATTTTAAGTGAAAAAGGCGATTTAAGCTTCAGTCTCGACAACAAAAGACTTATTATAAGCATTAAAGAACAAAACAAGAAAGTAAAGTTGAGCCGTGATACCATCGCAAATGTTGATGTATGGCATTGGGATGATGAAGATATTCAATCAGTTCAGATGCGTCGGGCCAGTCGGGAAGAAAATTCGACTTATACAGCCATTCTTCATTTAGATAAGATGGATTTTGTGCAGCTTTCATCGGATAACATGCGTTATATCAGTTTAAATCGCAATGCAGATCAAGCTATTGGAGGCGATCCTAAACCCTATATTTCTGACACAAATTGGGGAGGTGGGTTCAATGATTATTATTTCATTGATATAAAAACAGGCTCGAAAAAACTGATTGAAAAAAAGGTTGGAAGAAGCATGGGTTTATCACCTCAGGGAACATATTTCTTATTCTTCAAAGAAGGGCATTTCTTCACTTATGATATGATGAAGAAAAACTTAAGCAATATTTCCCGTTCGGTAAATGTCAGTTTTATTGATATTAATGAGGATCATCCTTATGAAAATCCATCCTATGGAATTGCCGGCTGGTCAAAAGACGGCAAATCAGTTTACGTGAATCATCTTTATGATTTGTGGTCGCTGGCATTGGATGGCAGCGGAGGTTATAATTTGACCGGAAACTTTGGAACTACCAATGAAATAGAACTTCGTATTGCACGAACAAACCCAGAACCATTTATTGATTTGTCTGCTGATAATTACCTTTCAGCTTATGGCGAATGGACGAAGAAATCAGGATATTTTAAACTTAACGATGGGAAAAGCCCACAGGAATTAATTTTTACGGATTACAGTTTTGGAAGATTGAATAAAGCAACTAAAGCCAATCGCTTTTTATTTAGCAGAGAATCTTTTGTTGATTTCCCTGATTATTACACTTCGGATTCAAAATTTATTAAAGTGATTAAACAAACCGATGCTAACCCACAACAAACTGAGTACAAATGGGGAAGCAGAATACTTATTGAATTCAAAAATAAGCAAGGTGATAGATTACAAGGTACGCTAACACTTCCTGCGAATTATGAAAAAGGAAAGAAATACCCTATGTTGGTCTATTTTTACGAAAAAGTATCGAATCAACACAATCGTTATTCAATGCCTGCTTACGATGATCGTCCGCATATGTCGGAATATGCAAGCGATGGTTATTTGGTATTGATGCCCGATATTAAATATTACGAAGGTCAACCAGGATGGAACGCGCTTGATTGTGTTACTTCTGCGGTTAAAAAAGTAATTGAGTTGGGTTATGCCGATCCTGATCATATCGGGATGCAGGGACATAGTTGGGGTGGTTACCAATCATCCTTTATACTTACCCAAACTGATATGTTTGCTTGTACAGTAACAGGTGCACCTGTTACAAATCTGACAAGCATGTATAATATTCTTTATAAAAATAGCGGAACCAATAATCAGGGAATTTTCGAATTGGGTCAAGTGCGGATGGGTAAAGGAATGTTCGATGACATGCAAAATTATATTGATCAATCACCTGTTCATAATGCTCCAGGCATCAAAACCCCATTTATGATCTTACATGGAACCATTGATGGTGCTGTGGATTGGAATCAAGGTCTTGAGTTTTATAACGCTGCCCGCCGACTTGGAAAAAATGTAATACTTCTCTCGTATCCCGACGAGAATCATCATCTGGCGAATAAAAGCAATCAGATTGATTTTCAAATTAGGATGAAACAATATTTTGATCATTATCTGAAAGGAACGGATGCTCCTGAATGGATGGAAAAGGGGATTAAACAAAAAGATAAACTTTACAATAAAGCAAAGTGA
- a CDS encoding transposase encodes MPSKKVLTPIIPGATYHIFNRGNNHEKVFIDRTDYDLFLIKFRQYMTPVADVFAYALLPNHYHLLLRINEDIEGTEFSHQFKRFMLSYTNTINKRENRSGNLFLNVFKRLRVTEKDYLMRLLFYIHFNPQRHKVQERFPDYDYSSYKSLISNLPTLLKREEVLSWFDGREEFIAYHKNLQSEEVLKHLIME; translated from the coding sequence ATGCCATCAAAAAAAGTATTGACCCCAATCATTCCGGGTGCGACATATCATATTTTTAATCGTGGAAACAATCATGAAAAAGTGTTTATTGACCGAACCGATTATGATCTATTCTTGATCAAATTCAGGCAATATATGACTCCTGTTGCGGATGTTTTTGCTTACGCGCTTCTTCCAAATCATTATCATTTACTATTAAGGATTAATGAAGATATTGAGGGAACGGAATTCAGCCATCAATTTAAACGCTTTATGTTGAGCTATACCAATACCATCAATAAGCGTGAGAACCGTTCAGGCAATTTGTTCCTGAATGTCTTTAAGCGGTTGAGGGTAACCGAAAAGGATTATCTGATGAGATTGTTATTTTATATTCATTTCAACCCCCAAAGACATAAAGTACAAGAAAGGTTTCCAGATTATGACTACTCATCATATAAATCGCTTATTTCCAATTTGCCGACTTTGTTGAAACGTGAAGAAGTACTTTCGTGGTTTGATGGTAGAGAAGAGTTTATAGCATATCATAAAAACTTGCAAAGCGAAGAAGTTTTGAAGCATTTGATCATGGAATAA
- a CDS encoding DUF3822 family protein, with amino-acid sequence MSLNIIKLNTYIDKALAKANNDYSDFNKNYILSIQISLDGFSFCIVDDERSKIIALETYAIQEMDNYEILAKDLGELFNNLDIIKRRFNRVNVLFEGTKASLIPFPLFEETATHHYLNFNHKIEHGEEILFDKLNSLQAYNVFAIPTCIKELIKSKFINYKINHFSSTLIEGLLIKYKNQDLNNQVFVNIRSNFLDVLIIEGSKLVFFNTFRYKTPEDLAYFLIYVLEQQKLNPENIDLIMLGEIDKNSKYYEILFKYIRNIEFIERNDFFTYSYALDEVPSNFYYNLLNASSCEL; translated from the coding sequence ATGTCTTTAAACATAATTAAATTAAACACTTACATAGATAAGGCTCTGGCAAAGGCCAACAACGACTATTCAGATTTTAACAAAAACTACATACTATCCATCCAGATCTCTCTGGATGGATTTTCTTTTTGTATCGTTGACGATGAACGAAGTAAAATAATTGCACTTGAAACGTATGCCATTCAAGAAATGGATAATTATGAAATTCTGGCAAAAGATTTGGGTGAATTATTTAATAATTTAGATATTATTAAAAGAAGGTTCAATCGCGTTAATGTGTTATTTGAAGGAACAAAGGCCTCCTTAATACCTTTCCCATTATTTGAAGAAACGGCTACCCATCATTATCTAAATTTCAATCATAAAATAGAGCATGGCGAAGAGATCTTATTCGATAAATTGAATTCTCTCCAGGCATATAATGTATTTGCAATTCCTACATGCATTAAAGAGTTGATCAAATCGAAATTTATCAATTACAAAATCAATCATTTTTCGAGCACATTGATTGAAGGCTTATTGATTAAGTATAAAAATCAGGATTTAAATAATCAGGTTTTTGTTAATATACGTTCCAACTTTTTGGATGTCTTAATTATTGAAGGGTCTAAACTTGTATTCTTTAATACGTTCAGATACAAGACCCCTGAAGATCTTGCTTATTTCCTGATTTACGTTTTGGAACAACAAAAACTTAATCCTGAAAATATCGACCTGATTATGCTTGGCGAGATAGATAAAAATTCAAAATATTACGAAATTTTGTTTAAGTATATACGCAATATTGAATTTATTGAACGAAATGATTTTTTCACTTACAGTTATGCATTGGATGAAGTACCTTCCAACTTTTATTATAACCTCTTAAATGCAAGCTCGTGCGAATTATAA
- a CDS encoding type I restriction enzyme HsdR N-terminal domain-containing protein — protein sequence MKKLNLPEFEFRLRKSNDITEIFDEFRKKFVVLSPEEWVRQNLLKYLNTNKNIPKGLIVVEKGLILNQLKKRTDILIYTRKGNPCMIVECKSPHITIDQNTFEQIARYNMTLKVAYLLVSNGLEHFCCKIDIENKSFSFLEDIPDFETLNL from the coding sequence ATGAAAAAACTTAACCTTCCCGAATTTGAATTTCGATTAAGAAAGTCAAATGACATAACTGAAATTTTTGATGAATTCAGAAAAAAATTTGTTGTATTATCTCCGGAAGAATGGGTGCGCCAAAATCTTTTAAAGTATCTTAATACAAATAAAAACATCCCTAAAGGTTTAATAGTTGTAGAAAAGGGATTAATTCTTAACCAACTAAAAAAAAGAACCGACATTTTAATATATACACGAAAAGGGAATCCATGTATGATTGTTGAATGTAAATCTCCTCATATAACAATTGACCAAAACACATTTGAGCAAATTGCCCGCTACAACATGACCTTAAAAGTTGCTTACTTACTTGTTTCTAACGGACTTGAACACTTTTGTTGTAAAATTGACATTGAAAACAAATCATTTTCTTTTCTTGAAGATATCCCGGATTTCGAAACACTAAACCTTTAA
- a CDS encoding AMP nucleosidase has translation MKTKKEIVENWLPRYTGTAIEEFGEYILLTNFSNYVELFAKWNNVPIKGEHKAMPSATAGNITIIKFGMGSPNAATIMDLLSAVKPKACLFLGKCGGLKKKNNLGDFILPIAAIRGEGTSNDYFPKAVPALPAFNLQKAISTTIRDFKQDYWTGTVYTTNRRVWESDDKFKEYLMKTRSMAIDMETATIFIVGFANSIPTGALLMVSDQPMISEGVKTEKSDNIVTENFVDVHLKIGIESLRQLIEKRETVKHLYFD, from the coding sequence ATGAAAACAAAAAAAGAAATTGTTGAGAATTGGCTTCCCCGATATACCGGCACAGCCATTGAGGAGTTTGGAGAATATATATTATTGACAAATTTTAGCAATTATGTTGAATTATTTGCCAAATGGAACAATGTTCCTATAAAAGGCGAACACAAAGCAATGCCAAGTGCCACGGCTGGCAATATAACCATCATTAAATTTGGAATGGGAAGTCCAAACGCAGCTACCATCATGGATTTGTTAAGCGCGGTAAAGCCAAAAGCATGTTTGTTTTTGGGCAAGTGTGGAGGTCTTAAAAAGAAAAATAATCTTGGTGACTTCATCCTGCCCATTGCAGCCATTAGAGGAGAAGGAACTTCTAACGATTATTTTCCAAAAGCAGTGCCTGCACTTCCGGCATTTAACCTGCAAAAGGCAATATCAACAACCATTCGTGATTTTAAACAGGATTATTGGACCGGAACCGTATATACAACTAACAGAAGGGTTTGGGAATCGGACGATAAGTTTAAGGAATATTTGATGAAGACGCGTTCGATGGCCATTGATATGGAAACCGCTACTATTTTTATTGTAGGGTTTGCTAATTCAATTCCAACCGGGGCATTGTTAATGGTTTCGGATCAGCCAATGATTTCGGAAGGAGTCAAAACCGAGAAAAGTGATAATATTGTAACAGAAAACTTTGTTGATGTTCACCTGAAAATTGGGATAGAATCGTTACGTCAATTGATTGAAAAGAGAGAAACTGTTAAACATCTGTATTTCGACTAA